A window of Acidobacteriota bacterium contains these coding sequences:
- a CDS encoding glyoxalase/bleomycin resistance/extradiol dioxygenase family protein — protein MSPLPTDAKTAITFIRTVPILRIFSVEKAKEFYRGFLGFSVDWEHTFEPGMPVYMQVSRAGLQLHLSEHHGDGSPGVHIHVEMTGVDEFHAEVTAKGYPYLCPGVQDEFYGARAMHVTDPFGNRISFNQFKEARESV, from the coding sequence ATGAGCCCATTGCCAACAGACGCAAAGACAGCTATCACTTTCATCCGTACAGTTCCAATTCTGCGCATCTTCTCCGTCGAAAAGGCGAAAGAATTTTACCGTGGCTTTCTTGGGTTTTCCGTCGACTGGGAGCACACGTTCGAGCCTGGCATGCCGGTGTACATGCAAGTCTCACGCGCGGGATTACAGCTGCATCTCAGCGAGCACCATGGCGATGGCTCGCCTGGCGTGCATATTCACGTGGAGATGACCGGAGTCGACGAATTCCACGCCGAAGTCACTGCAAAAGGGTATCCATATCTCTGCCCCGGAGTGCAGGACGAGTTCTATGGCGCACGCGCGATGCACGTGACTGATCCATTCGGCAATCGGATCAGTTTTAACCAATTCAAAGAGGCTCGCGAGTCCGTCTAA
- a CDS encoding serine hydrolase, which translates to MVILQPPEPDTHIAIVDTQATDAAAAVAAAWGAYKPDHKWPVKVVTARPPREGWEDRQVFDYETSPNERAVVQAIALRAGSTWTAVILDGSEPTFGKRGAPIGLIIQSLRPKGYQRESFAGRKAHPLDDAKIAEIKAFVEDSMKTLGIPGASLALIEGGKIVYQGGLGVRELGKPERVDENTLFMAASNTKGMTTLLLSELVDEKKLRWDEPVIDVYPSFKLGNPETTRKVLVKNLICACTGMPRQDLEWIFEFKQATPESSLALLGTMQPTTKYGEVFQYSNLMASAAGYIGAHIVYPNMELGAAYDAAMQKAIFDPLGMKSTTFDMAKALKGNHASPHGDDVDGKPAVADIAFDYSVMPHRPAGGVWTSAADLIRYVQLELSLGKLPNGKQLVSAENLLARRARQVDVGEDHYYGMGLMVDSKYGVPIVHHGGSMAGYKSDIDFLPDSGVGAVLLTNSDNGGMMLGPFRRRLLEVLFDGKPEAVGDVKAQAARYRAVLAKERERLVVPADASLVSQLAMKYYSKDLGEIAVSAKGGKTTFDFGEWKSTIATRKNDDGTISFITIDPTNDGFEFVKAEKNGKRALIIRDGQHEYTFTEASLTVSSK; encoded by the coding sequence ATAGTCATCCTTCAGCCTCCCGAGCCGGACACTCATATAGCGATCGTGGATACCCAGGCCACCGATGCGGCAGCTGCAGTCGCGGCCGCCTGGGGGGCGTACAAGCCAGATCACAAGTGGCCGGTCAAGGTCGTTACAGCGCGCCCACCACGCGAGGGGTGGGAGGACCGGCAGGTGTTTGACTACGAGACTTCTCCCAACGAACGCGCGGTTGTGCAGGCGATTGCGCTACGAGCGGGCAGCACATGGACGGCGGTGATCCTCGACGGAAGCGAACCAACTTTTGGAAAACGCGGCGCGCCAATTGGACTGATCATTCAGAGCCTACGTCCCAAGGGCTATCAACGTGAATCCTTCGCTGGACGTAAGGCTCATCCACTGGATGACGCAAAAATCGCTGAGATCAAAGCGTTCGTGGAAGATTCAATGAAGACGTTGGGAATCCCTGGCGCGTCTCTGGCGCTGATCGAGGGCGGCAAGATCGTCTATCAGGGTGGCCTCGGAGTGCGTGAGCTGGGAAAGCCCGAGCGCGTGGATGAGAACACGCTCTTCATGGCGGCTTCGAATACGAAAGGCATGACCACACTGCTGCTTTCAGAGCTCGTGGATGAGAAAAAGCTACGATGGGATGAGCCTGTCATTGACGTTTATCCGAGCTTCAAACTTGGCAATCCAGAGACGACCAGGAAGGTACTTGTCAAGAATTTGATCTGTGCTTGCACTGGAATGCCGCGGCAGGATCTGGAATGGATCTTCGAATTCAAGCAAGCCACGCCGGAGTCGTCACTTGCTCTGCTCGGCACCATGCAACCCACTACCAAATATGGCGAGGTATTTCAGTACAGCAATCTAATGGCATCGGCCGCCGGGTACATTGGCGCGCATATTGTGTATCCCAATATGGAACTCGGGGCTGCGTACGACGCTGCCATGCAGAAAGCGATCTTCGATCCTTTGGGGATGAAATCGACGACGTTCGATATGGCGAAGGCGCTGAAAGGCAATCATGCCAGTCCGCACGGCGATGATGTCGACGGAAAGCCGGCGGTCGCCGATATCGCATTCGATTATTCCGTAATGCCGCACCGTCCGGCGGGCGGAGTCTGGACCTCGGCTGCTGATCTGATTCGCTACGTCCAACTGGAGCTCTCTCTCGGAAAGCTGCCGAATGGCAAGCAGCTCGTCTCGGCGGAAAATCTGCTGGCACGGCGCGCGCGCCAGGTCGATGTGGGTGAAGATCATTATTACGGGATGGGCTTGATGGTCGACAGCAAATACGGCGTCCCCATCGTTCATCATGGCGGCAGCATGGCCGGTTACAAGAGCGATATCGATTTCCTGCCTGATTCTGGAGTAGGAGCTGTGCTGCTCACAAATTCCGATAACGGCGGAATGATGCTAGGTCCTTTCAGAAGGCGGCTGCTCGAAGTCCTCTTCGATGGCAAGCCCGAAGCGGTAGGAGACGTCAAAGCACAGGCGGCGCGATACAGGGCAGTTCTCGCGAAAGAACGTGAACGACTTGTGGTGCCGGCAGATGCATCGCTCGTCTCCCAACTGGCGATGAAGTATTACAGCAAGGACCTTGGCGAAATCGCCGTTTCAGCCAAGGGCGGCAAAACTACTTTCGACTTTGGCGAGTGGAAGAGCACGATTGCAACGCGGAAAAATGATGATGGAACGATATCGTTCATCACTATTGATCCAACAAATGACGGCTTTGAATTCGTGAAAGCGGAGAAGAATGGCAAGCGCGCGCTGATCATCCGAGACGGGCAGCATGAGTACACGTTCACGGAAGCGTCGCTGACCGTGTCTTCGAAATGA